A region of Moorena producens PAL-8-15-08-1 DNA encodes the following proteins:
- a CDS encoding prepilin peptidase yields MVGLSTALTRSIVFAIVFASGASIGSFLNVVVYRLPAGLSILWPPSRCPHCLHKLGKGENVPVMGWLWLKGRCRHCNTKISSRYPLVEAITGVLFLLVFWMYGWGWQTVGYWAFLSWLLTLALIDIDTMTLPNSLTQSGLVAGLVFQGTTGFLQGSQPIAIIPQLMIGVVGAVLGIWLFDLIAFGGSIAFGQSAMGGGDAKLAAMMGAWLGWKYLLLASFIACGVGAFAGGAAIALGWMNRKQPMPFGPFLALGAGLTLLWGKLIVSTYLELFFPLS; encoded by the coding sequence ATGGTGGGATTATCCACTGCCTTGACAAGGTCGATAGTTTTCGCAATAGTTTTCGCTAGTGGTGCATCTATTGGCAGTTTTCTCAATGTAGTCGTTTACCGACTACCTGCTGGTTTATCCATCCTTTGGCCCCCCTCCCGCTGTCCCCATTGTCTGCATAAGCTGGGCAAGGGAGAGAATGTGCCGGTAATGGGCTGGCTGTGGTTAAAAGGACGTTGCCGTCACTGTAATACCAAGATTTCCAGCCGCTATCCCCTAGTAGAGGCCATAACCGGTGTACTGTTTTTACTAGTTTTCTGGATGTATGGTTGGGGTTGGCAAACCGTAGGATATTGGGCGTTTTTGAGCTGGCTGTTGACTCTAGCTCTGATTGATATCGATACTATGACCCTACCGAATTCCCTAACTCAGTCTGGATTAGTGGCTGGTTTAGTATTTCAAGGAACTACTGGTTTTTTGCAGGGGTCTCAACCCATAGCAATAATTCCTCAATTAATGATTGGGGTGGTAGGTGCAGTGCTAGGGATTTGGTTGTTTGACCTGATTGCTTTTGGGGGTTCGATTGCCTTTGGTCAATCCGCTATGGGGGGAGGAGATGCTAAACTAGCGGCGATGATGGGAGCTTGGTTAGGTTGGAAGTATTTGCTCTTGGCTAGTTTCATCGCTTGTGGTGTAGGGGCTTTTGCTGGTGGCGCAGCCATTGCCCTGGGTTGGATGAATCGCAAACAGCCCATGCCATTTGGTCCTTTTCTAGCCTTGGGAGCAGGATTGACTCTACTGTGGGGTAAATTAATAGTGTCCACTTACCTAGAACTATTTTTTCCATTGAGTTAA